A genomic segment from Pseudobacteriovorax antillogorgiicola encodes:
- a CDS encoding NAD-dependent epimerase/dehydratase family protein encodes MSSSDLPIVVITGAAGFIGSALRSYLEGRYKLISVDKKPFQGLNELEEVLQVDLEVPGERNLLIHRMEELGSQITAFIHLAAYYDFSNKPNPSYEGLNQALPHLLDSFAKVAPASARFIYASSMSAIAPTEPGRKIQPFGEKLALWQYPRSKVAAEKTLDQHPMQQSIVQLVLAAVYSDYGELVPLFHQIELMASSSPEKFFYPGPVNHGLTYVHVDDTVAAFEAAIDAKIQVGERLRLLIGEPEAVSYGFISEQVSQQFRGRGIKIWQMPKWLTRWGAWVLSMVFELLGKRRFIQPWMIPFAGEHFELDISLSKKYLGWEPKHSLRKELPEIVKFKYENPDKWNVINHRRPW; translated from the coding sequence CTATTGTCGTTATTACCGGAGCTGCTGGGTTTATTGGGTCGGCCCTACGAAGCTATCTCGAAGGCAGGTACAAGCTGATCTCAGTGGATAAAAAGCCGTTCCAGGGGCTAAACGAGCTTGAAGAGGTTCTACAAGTTGATTTAGAAGTACCTGGGGAGAGAAACCTCTTGATCCACCGAATGGAAGAGCTTGGTTCTCAGATCACAGCCTTTATTCATCTTGCAGCATATTATGACTTCAGTAATAAGCCTAACCCATCCTACGAAGGGCTGAATCAGGCTTTGCCTCATCTTTTAGACAGTTTCGCGAAGGTGGCTCCTGCTTCAGCAAGGTTTATCTACGCGTCATCCATGTCTGCCATCGCTCCCACTGAACCTGGACGGAAGATTCAGCCGTTCGGTGAAAAGTTAGCTCTCTGGCAGTACCCTCGGTCGAAGGTGGCTGCTGAAAAGACCTTGGATCAACACCCCATGCAGCAATCTATCGTCCAGCTAGTCCTTGCCGCGGTCTACTCTGACTATGGTGAGCTAGTTCCGTTGTTTCATCAAATAGAACTTATGGCAAGCAGTAGCCCAGAGAAGTTTTTCTATCCGGGTCCTGTGAATCATGGGCTTACCTATGTGCATGTGGACGATACAGTTGCGGCATTCGAAGCTGCCATTGATGCAAAGATTCAGGTTGGCGAACGACTAAGGCTACTCATTGGAGAGCCGGAAGCGGTTTCCTATGGCTTCATCAGTGAGCAAGTGAGTCAACAGTTTCGCGGTCGTGGAATTAAGATTTGGCAAATGCCTAAGTGGCTCACACGATGGGGTGCCTGGGTTCTATCAATGGTTTTTGAACTGCTTGGCAAGCGTAGATTTATCCAGCCCTGGATGATTCCATTCGCTGGTGAACACTTTGAACTGGATATTTCTCTTAGCAAGAAATACCTAGGCTGGGAGCCGAAACATAGCTTGCGAAAAGAGCTTCCTGAAATTGTGAAGTTCAAGTATGAAAACCCTGATAAGTGGAATGTCATCAACCATCGTCGTCCTTGGTAA
- a CDS encoding DUF3253 domain-containing protein — protein MNEQPDYKICVVCGLKFSKRAKWLRDWHAVRYCSERCRRQKITSIDLEIEDAMLDLAQIRWQRSQGSLCPSEVAMKISDGDWRPMMERVRQAARRLAHADKIEILQANHPVEPTRFRGPIRLRWKA, from the coding sequence ATGAATGAACAGCCAGACTATAAAATTTGCGTCGTCTGTGGCCTAAAATTCTCCAAGCGCGCTAAGTGGCTGAGAGATTGGCATGCAGTTCGCTATTGTAGCGAACGTTGCCGGCGACAGAAGATCACCAGTATCGACTTGGAAATTGAAGATGCCATGCTCGATTTGGCCCAGATCCGTTGGCAACGCTCCCAAGGTAGCCTTTGCCCTTCCGAGGTTGCGATGAAAATAAGCGATGGTGACTGGCGGCCCATGATGGAACGGGTGCGTCAAGCAGCGAGGCGATTGGCTCACGCGGACAAGATCGAGATTTTGCAGGCCAACCACCCGGTAGAGCCAACACGATTTCGTGGGCCAATTAGGCTAAGGTGGAAAGCTTGA
- a CDS encoding sporulation protein encodes MAIRKLLASMGIGNAKVDTVLNHDELYPGTQVEGEVRIQGGDVAQDIDRISFDLVTVAQDESRDGEPHDHALIARIAISEAMTVDAGAFVAIPFSFTLPIDTPINSIDGHDLPIPIELHTSLDIAAAIDPRDRDPIRVSPNALQERILKAMDELGFRLFKSDLEFGHIPGQRLPFYQEIEFYPPPSLSRYMSELELTFVCRDGSMDVVLEMDKKTRGLARLAYSSVDEIRGFTIDYNDDWEQEDWESVIELHLR; translated from the coding sequence ATGGCGATCAGAAAGCTGCTGGCAAGTATGGGCATTGGCAATGCCAAAGTTGATACAGTGTTAAATCATGATGAACTGTATCCTGGCACTCAGGTGGAAGGTGAAGTACGCATTCAGGGCGGTGATGTGGCGCAAGACATCGATCGCATTAGTTTTGACTTAGTGACGGTAGCCCAGGATGAAAGCCGTGACGGCGAGCCTCATGATCACGCTCTGATTGCAAGAATAGCGATCAGCGAGGCAATGACAGTAGATGCTGGCGCCTTTGTTGCGATTCCATTCAGTTTTACCCTTCCCATTGACACACCGATTAACTCTATCGATGGTCACGACCTCCCGATCCCTATCGAGCTTCATACGAGCCTAGATATCGCTGCGGCTATTGATCCGAGAGACCGTGACCCTATACGTGTCAGTCCCAATGCTTTGCAAGAGAGAATTCTTAAAGCTATGGATGAGTTGGGCTTTCGACTGTTTAAGTCAGATTTGGAATTTGGCCATATCCCAGGGCAGAGGCTACCGTTCTACCAAGAGATTGAATTCTATCCACCACCCTCATTGAGCCGCTATATGAGTGAATTGGAGCTGACTTTCGTGTGTCGTGACGGCAGCATGGATGTGGTCCTTGAGATGGATAAAAAAACTCGCGGGCTGGCAAGGCTTGCTTACTCCAGTGTCGACGAGATTCGTGGTTTTACTATCGACTATAACGATGACTGGGAGCAAGAGGATTGGGAGTCCGTAATCGAGCTTCATCTCCGTTAA
- a CDS encoding mechanosensitive ion channel domain-containing protein, protein MLILLGSITIWSNELQTAAVTLLAIAAALVIATKELILCIMGSLWRFSTKAYDVGDRIEVGAFRGDVFQYNMFSTKLYEIGPGKDHHQFTGRMIELPNSLLLNTPVINESKTGPYVLHVFRVPFRKSEDWKGAAKLILGMAIEECSEYIEEAKRQFQRNSSKHVIESPNVEPRLHYSFSSSDQVDLVIRIPVPSKQKGRLEQAIIQRYIDAGETREPK, encoded by the coding sequence ATGCTCATACTGTTGGGTTCGATTACAATCTGGTCTAACGAGCTGCAAACTGCTGCCGTCACTCTGCTTGCTATTGCAGCCGCTCTGGTGATCGCTACAAAAGAATTGATTCTCTGTATCATGGGTTCTCTTTGGCGATTTTCAACGAAGGCTTACGATGTTGGTGACCGTATTGAAGTCGGAGCTTTTAGAGGAGATGTTTTTCAGTACAACATGTTTAGTACGAAGCTTTATGAAATTGGCCCAGGAAAAGATCATCATCAGTTTACAGGACGGATGATCGAATTACCGAACAGTCTTCTCCTGAATACACCGGTCATCAATGAAAGCAAAACAGGACCGTACGTTCTCCACGTATTTCGCGTACCATTTAGGAAGTCTGAAGATTGGAAAGGTGCAGCGAAGCTTATATTAGGCATGGCGATCGAGGAATGTAGTGAGTACATAGAAGAGGCAAAGAGACAGTTTCAGCGGAACTCCAGCAAACATGTGATCGAATCACCGAACGTTGAGCCTCGCCTTCACTATTCCTTTTCTTCATCTGACCAAGTCGATTTAGTGATCAGAATTCCGGTGCCTTCGAAACAAAAAGGCCGATTAGAGCAGGCGATTATCCAAAGGTATATTGATGCTGGCGAGACAAGGGAACCAAAGTGA
- a CDS encoding DUF2306 domain-containing protein has product MTYQTLSYLHLLTVVPSAIIGAYLFLGSKGTAFHKQIGKVYMALMFLTGIVTLFMEASIGPKLMNHFGYLHLFSLLTMYSVPTAIISARRGDITAHKRSMIYLYLGGIAIAGSFAFGPGRFLSSVLPKFIP; this is encoded by the coding sequence ATGACCTATCAAACACTAAGCTACCTACACCTTCTAACCGTCGTGCCATCTGCCATTATTGGAGCTTATCTGTTTCTAGGGAGTAAGGGGACAGCATTCCACAAGCAGATTGGTAAAGTTTATATGGCCCTCATGTTTCTTACTGGCATAGTCACCCTATTCATGGAAGCTAGTATAGGCCCGAAATTAATGAATCACTTTGGCTACCTCCACCTCTTTTCACTCCTAACAATGTACTCGGTGCCCACAGCAATCATCTCAGCACGGAGAGGCGACATTACGGCTCATAAAAGAAGCATGATATACCTGTACTTGGGTGGCATCGCCATCGCTGGAAGTTTTGCTTTTGGACCGGGACGCTTTCTGAGCTCCGTGCTCCCCAAGTTTATACCATGA
- a CDS encoding cupin domain-containing protein, with product MFTPLNMNFEKNVVVRSHEQTPIASPAKDVMRIPLERAETESGHVTSIVEYKPGASFKPHRHPKGEEIFVLSGVFSDENGDYPAGTYIRNPPGSSHAPFSTEGCTIFVKLNQFDKNDDKKVVLNTSVEPWLPGQGNLEVMPLHHFAGKNTALVKWPQGERFVPHRHYGGEEILVLSGTFRDEWGVYPTGTWLRNGHLSTHHPWVEEETVILVKTGHLAHDVS from the coding sequence ATGTTCACACCGTTAAATATGAATTTCGAAAAAAATGTTGTGGTGCGCAGTCACGAACAGACACCCATAGCCTCACCAGCGAAAGATGTCATGCGAATCCCCCTTGAGCGAGCCGAAACAGAGTCGGGACATGTGACTTCAATTGTTGAGTACAAGCCCGGTGCTTCGTTTAAACCACATCGGCACCCAAAGGGTGAGGAGATTTTTGTCCTATCCGGAGTATTCTCCGATGAGAATGGCGACTACCCCGCAGGGACTTACATCAGAAATCCCCCAGGATCGAGTCACGCTCCCTTTAGCACGGAAGGTTGTACTATCTTCGTTAAGCTCAACCAGTTCGATAAGAACGATGATAAGAAGGTAGTGCTCAATACATCGGTCGAGCCTTGGTTACCCGGGCAAGGAAATCTAGAAGTTATGCCACTACACCATTTTGCCGGCAAAAATACAGCATTGGTCAAGTGGCCTCAGGGAGAACGGTTCGTCCCTCACAGGCACTATGGTGGCGAGGAGATCTTGGTCCTGTCAGGAACCTTTCGAGATGAGTGGGGCGTTTACCCCACAGGTACTTGGCTTAGAAACGGCCACCTTTCTACCCACCATCCGTGGGTCGAAGAAGAAACAGTTATTCTTGTTAAAACAGGGCACTTGGCCCATGACGTATCTTGA
- a CDS encoding SDR family NAD(P)-dependent oxidoreductase, protein MTQQVALIVGGSSGMGKETAFRLVAKGLTTIILAHDPQGLEEAKAELETQGPGRVETAQVDLYDSQQVTDFINQLEKEERHLKYLVNAAGFFKPISFLEHTEEDYDAQLDMNKAFFFITQAVVKNMKKHHGGSIVNIGSMWAHQAVKATPSSAYSMQKAGLHSLTKNLAVELGEFNIRVNSVAPAVVVSPIYKAFIEEDKIEESLSGFQSLHPLGRLGRPKDIADGIDFLLSDKADWITGTILNVDGGVMAGHS, encoded by the coding sequence ATGACACAGCAAGTAGCTCTAATCGTTGGTGGATCAAGTGGCATGGGAAAAGAAACAGCCTTTAGGCTTGTCGCCAAAGGCTTAACCACTATTATTCTGGCTCACGATCCGCAAGGCCTCGAAGAAGCAAAAGCAGAATTGGAGACACAAGGCCCTGGAAGAGTTGAGACTGCCCAAGTCGACCTCTATGACTCTCAACAGGTTACGGACTTTATCAATCAACTTGAGAAAGAAGAGCGGCACCTAAAATATCTTGTGAATGCAGCTGGCTTCTTTAAGCCTATCAGCTTCTTAGAGCACACAGAAGAGGACTACGATGCCCAGCTCGATATGAATAAGGCATTTTTCTTCATAACCCAGGCCGTTGTAAAAAACATGAAGAAGCATCACGGAGGCTCTATCGTAAACATTGGATCGATGTGGGCCCATCAAGCGGTGAAAGCCACTCCATCCTCGGCTTACTCAATGCAAAAGGCTGGCCTGCATTCACTCACAAAGAACCTTGCCGTGGAGCTTGGAGAGTTCAACATTAGAGTCAACAGCGTAGCGCCTGCAGTAGTAGTGTCCCCGATCTACAAGGCTTTTATCGAGGAAGACAAGATTGAGGAATCGCTCAGTGGCTTTCAGAGCTTACATCCTTTAGGGCGATTGGGACGACCAAAGGATATCGCCGATGGGATCGATTTTCTTCTATCAGATAAGGCTGACTGGATTACAGGCACTATTTTGAACGTTGATGGTGGTGTCATGGCGGGTCATAGTTAG
- a CDS encoding TetR/AcrR family transcriptional regulator: MQPSVRDQILEIAESRVRIGGYDYFSFREIAKEIGIKSASVHYHFSTKADLGAAIAEKYRIDFLKKLGSPKALMDSHENPIKHYQQAFRNSLAQEKKMCLCGLLGAEIASLPPQVVDETKKFFEENMLWLTEAFQVAEDMSEVIAKKRALREIALLEGGMILARVFDEVSIFDDILA; this comes from the coding sequence GTGCAGCCAAGCGTCAGAGATCAAATCCTAGAAATCGCAGAGAGTCGGGTTCGGATCGGGGGATACGATTACTTTAGCTTTAGAGAGATCGCTAAGGAGATCGGTATCAAAAGTGCTAGTGTTCATTACCACTTTAGCACCAAAGCTGATCTTGGAGCTGCTATTGCGGAAAAGTATCGCATCGACTTCCTCAAAAAACTGGGCAGCCCCAAGGCACTTATGGATTCCCATGAGAATCCAATCAAACACTACCAACAAGCATTTAGAAACTCTTTAGCTCAGGAAAAGAAAATGTGCCTGTGCGGTTTGCTTGGGGCAGAGATCGCCAGCCTACCACCTCAAGTTGTGGACGAAACCAAGAAGTTCTTTGAAGAGAATATGCTTTGGCTAACGGAGGCATTTCAGGTAGCCGAGGATATGTCAGAGGTCATTGCTAAAAAAAGAGCGTTGCGAGAGATTGCCTTGCTTGAAGGTGGGATGATTTTAGCTCGTGTGTTTGATGAAGTTTCCATCTTCGATGATATTCTTGCTTAG